GAAaagtcatgggttgagataaacaGAGTTCAACAACCACCaataaggaaaagaacaaaacccccaaaaacccaagagggaaaaataaaacccaagaaagaccAGGGgtacaaatgaaaacaaccgctcaccaccaaCTGAGCCGTGCCCAGGCAAGCTGCAAGCCGCAGCCCCCCACCCACCGCCCTCCTGGTTTTATTACTGCCCGTGACATCATATGGCCCGAATATCCCTGGGGTCAGCCGGGGTCCGCTGGCCCAgctgcgtcccctcccagcGCTCCGCATGCCCCCAGCCCGCTCGCTGGCAAGCGCCGCGCAGCGGTGACCGACACAGCCCTGCCTCTGCAACACCGTTCCCAGCACAGATCCAGAACACAGGTGGACGGAGCgcagggtgggagcagggtGCAGGGaagtgggggggtggggtgtcagAGTTTGGGTGGGGGGCAATGAACAGGtgaggggtgcaggcagcaccccgGGGGTACAGCAGCAGAGGGGTGATGGGGAGGTggagcaggggcagagggggcACAAGGTAGGAGGGCAGGGGACACAGGGGGCATGTCACGGCTGGGAATCAAGAGGGGGGAAAGCCTCGCACAGAGGAGCCTTTCGGCAGAAAGCATTTGGGAGGGCGGAGACACACACGGGACAGGGAGAGGGGGGAGACAGAGACGGACAGACGGGGAATGTGTGGGTAGAAAGGTACGGAGGGGAGCGCACATGGGGTCGACCTACTCCAGGGGCTCCACCTGCAATAATCCACAGCAGGAAACTCACCTGGGATAACCTGCACAGATAATCCACTCCGGACAGCTGACCTGCACCAGATAACGCACACTGGTAACCCTCAGTGATGCCCATCACACTGCCAATGTTTCGCCCCAAATTTTCCTCAAAttggggttttggtggggtttggtttcttggggattttgtttgtttgtgtttggtttcGTTACTTTCTTTTCCGTAATAGAAAAAtcagggtggggggtgtgtgtctctGCGCGTGTGTCTCTGCGCGTGGGTGTTTTGTGGTCTCCCCTCCATTCCCCCAAATATTCACTTCTGGGGTTCTGTGGTCCTTTTCCTCAAATTTGGTGATTTTCCCTTTTGTGCATTACAATGGtgggaggggtggtggtgtcggggattttgtttgtttattttccccgGGCCTACCTTGACTTTGCAGCTGGAAGTGCAGGCCCTGCAACAAAGTGAGGacaagaaaggagggaaagcagggcaggcaaagggagaagaaaacaccaAAGCGGGCACTCGTGAGGGAGAGGGCAAGGCTCTCCCCATGCCGCCAGGGCCCCCTGAGAAGCTGTAACCAACCCTCCCAGGGTCCTGCCACACACAGGGGCTCCGCTGAAGGTTTCGGTGCCGCTCACGCCTTCCGGGGCTGATGGCGCCTTCTCGGGAATCCCTTGCCTCCCAGGAGCATGGCCAAGGCTAGGGCCCTCGCCGTGGTCCTACGGACTGTGAGCCCGGGTGCCTGCATTTGGCAAAAAGGGCCGTTCAGAGATGatggtcttaaaaaaaaaaaaaaaaaaaaaaaaagagggccACGAACTTCTACAAAGCCAAAGCCCAACTCACCACACTCCAGCGGGTATGAAGTCACACTCGGGGTCAGGTTTTGATTTCCATGTGGTTTAATAAGTTAACGGGTTCAGCCATTACACAGCAATGGAATTCTTCTTCAACATATACAAAGGTGCAAGAACTTCATTCATTTAGTCCAAATTAAGTCATTTTACTCTCAGCTCTTAAATAGCTATACAggtcctattttttttttttcctctaaacaaTCTGGGGTTCAAACAACCCACCCAGAGAGAAGGCATCAAAGTACAAAAGAGCACGCGTAAGGAGGGGCGCTAATTCAAATTCAGCGTGGGTATTTGTCCCGGTACCTGTACGAGCAGGGAAAGGCGGCGTGGAGCAGTCACGCCTGTAGAAGGAGCTGCAATATTGGAAGTACACAAAGACCTTTTCCAGAAGTTTGACCACCACTGGGATTGTTACTCTACCGCGACAGTCACCGTGACCTAGGGGGAGCGAGGGAGGGGAGAACAACGCAAGAGACCCCAGAACACTCAAATGTCagcaccccccctccccagcactcaAGCATCTCGCCAGCTGCCCAGAAATTACTTCTCTGGAGGTTTGGCAAACAGTGAACCGAGAGCAACCATCGCAGGAAGGAAGTGGCATCgctgaagacaaaaaaagcagaatgagaACACTTGTGAGCCTACACCCTGCCATGTGCCCAGTTCTAGTCTAGAAACAGCGCGTGCCTGTGGCCCTCTTACATCAACTTGAAGACGTTTCCATTACGCTCCCCGCCACTGAACTGTTTTCTGACTAGCTCTCTACCCACGTAGTCTCCCCTCACTCTCCCCCACTTCAGGCACTCTGCCTAAAAACCTGTCCTCAACTACAGAAGCAGCGTGAGAGGGCTTGCAGGGGCAGAAATCGGATGCGCTTGCTCAAGTCTGACCCCGTGGAGGTCTCTCTAAGATGCGTTTTGGGGCCGCCACAGGCACTGGTAATGCTGCTCTCCTGACCCACAATCAGCACCAATGTCCTCAGTCGCTCGGCAGCATGACCAGTACCGGCGTTCCCAGCGTGCGCTCTCGTTACAAGGGTGTACAAACATGTGCGTGCGATGCCTCTGCCCTCGAACGCGCGGCCTTTGAGCAGCCTCTCCAAGTACCGCGCCTCAGTCAGACACCTGTCACGCGAAAGCCTATGGGCACTCCCAAACACTGAGCTTCTGCGGTTCCCTCCATTCCTTCCTGCACCCATTTTCTCTCGCCTGGAGAGGATACTCCTCACTGGCCGATGCCGAGGGCTTTTTGGACGGGGAGGCTCTTAAAAAGCCTTACCAAAACACGGGGGGAGGAGGTATCCAGGCACAAATACACTTACAAGCACACTTACAGCTagagaaatctgttttctcaaCAGAGGTAAAATTACACAGCACAGGTAAGTTCTATAAACTCTGTTGAGCCAAAATAGCAggaaaaaccaaccaaacaacaacgacgacaaaaaaaaaaaacaaaaacaaaaacaaaccaccaccaccccacccaaAACGTGTAATTTGGCTTCATTTACCAGTCACCATTTCCATTTGTGTAGCCGACAGCGAAACGCAGCATTTGGAACGCAGGCCCTCGTAAACAGGTTGAACTCCTTCAGAAGCCTCCCTGTGTCCAAGCCCACCGCTCCCCCACATATTCGGTGGAGGACGATTTGACAAGGTGCAAACAGCGAGCCTACCCTGAGAACACCAACCTGGCAACTGCAGATCGTTCGAGTCTAAAACAAGACGGCGGCCGACGCCGCACGCTGGGGTCGCTCTGTGGTCCCAGCCGTCATGAAATGCCACAGACCCCGCAGCAGCCCTGAGGGGAGGGCACGGGGGTCCGGCAGAAGTTAAATGGGGAAAGGCAGATTTCAAATAGCATATCCTCTGTCCCAAAGTCAGAAGCACAAGCAGGGAGTAAAGACAAAAGAGATTTCTTTCAGTGGCAGTTCCGCAGGGGGAAACTCCCTGGGACTCTGTCTTTACAGTTTCCGGAGGCCAAAGCCCTACGTgaccttccctttccttccgAGAAGACTAGGACAGAGGAATCGCTTCTCACGCCAACAGTAGCACCTCCCCCACGAGGCGGATTCATCATCGTTCCTGGCATTGGGAAGCCGCGAAAGTCACCCGTGCTCACATAGCCGGGGCCTAACAAACCTAGCCGCCTGCTACTCGGGGGATGGAAACAACTGTGTGTGCGAGAATGGAAGCCGCGAAGAGAAAAGATCGACACATTCATCAGGAGCGTatccaaagtaagaaaaaaacctcctgGTGCACACAGCCGAGCCATTCCCCCGCTGTCCCTCAAACAGCAGTTTACCCAAACACCCTGAAAAACATTCTGCTCTTACCAAAAATACGTAGAAGAGAAAAGGTTACCGTATCACTCCTACGCTGCACGACTTGGAGAAGCAACGAAAGGGCAGGAAGTACGTCTCCACCAGGAAACACGAGCGGGTGCAGGAACTCATGTCTGGGGACACGCTCTGTCCGCACTTGACAACATCCCTTTCCTTTGCAAGCTATCTAAGCAGATACAAGCTTTCACAGCAATTTACTGCCCGTGATAGAGAGAGCACTGCCAAAAATTCAAGGGAAGATACACACCAACTGTCATGCGTCCCACGAGCGTTCATTCCACACACGGCGGCACAGGACATCCCCAGATGAGTCTTCTGCCAGGCCAAAGCTCAAATCAAAAACAGTACTACCTCTGCTGTGATTCATCAGCGGGCATAGGCTGGAGCCAACAAACTGGGAACAAATTCAGGAAAGCCCATGAACGTATGGCAGGAATTGCCCATTTAACGTGGCTAGAAAGGGATCCTCGGTGCCCAAGGCCAGTGAGGAACCAAGTTTCAGTTTTACTCCCAGCTTTCCTATCACCTTCTTCCTCCAAGACAGACCAAAACATTCAAGTCGAAATCTAGGGACTCTCCTTTTCCGCCTCTGGTCTACAGGGAGAAGGACAACACTCGCCAGCCCTCTTCACGTACAGGAGCCCCACATTCACGCtttgggagcactggtgggagCCTTGCACATTCGCCTCCAGCTGCTGCGCACCAAGACAGCTCGAGCTGCTCTTgccatttaaaggaaaaaaaaaaaaaacacaggactATTAAAAGAGACTCATGGAAGGTCCTGTGATAAACCCGCATCTGAAGAGCTGCTGGCTTTTCTGAAAGTTCCCTTCCTCTCAAACCAGTCTTTCTCAtgctgggctcagccagcactCTTCTTTCAACGCAATCTTGACACGGTATTAAAAACgaataaacaaaaaccaaaaatggaGTGCCAAGTACTGCTAGCCACAGAGGCAGAGTGGTAGCAGGGATGGTGCAAGAGAGAATGCCGAACTGGAACCAAGCCCAGAGGCTCTGGGAACGAGGGCGTGCCTGCAAAGGACAGCACTGCGTGTGACACCGTGCTGACCCAGCAAAGCAAGGCTAGGTCTAACTGGCGGCCGGATCGCTAGAGGCGAGCGCAGATTGCCAGCTTCCACCAGCGCTGCAGCAGGAACCAGTCCCTCGCACTgaggaaaacaattttcagcGAGACACAATGAGCACTCCAACATCATAGTGCACGGAGCTGCAAACAAAGCCACGGTACCACACGGACAAGGAAAGGAACAAAGGATAAAGGACATGAAAGAGCTCGGGGATGATGGAAAGGCTCCCAGATCAAAACAAACAGATGGAGAAGAGGTTCCTGGTCAGCCAGCTGGACCAGTCCGATTTCTCACACGTGCCCAACCTcgtggggaaggggcaggaaaaAACAAGAGGAGGGATGATCCCTCCTTCTGGCACATGCCGGCACTTTCAATCCGAGGCCCGGGCGTCTCTGGCCTTCCCTACCTCCAGATGCTTTCAACAGACGCCCAGAAATTCCTGCCTGTAAATCCTTTCACCGCAGCATACTGAACACATTCCGGTCTCTGGAAACGGCACGTGACGACGGCCAGATCAGTAAGCCGGGATCTGTCCTTCTGAAGAACACGACGTGTCATTTTCTGCGCACCGTCAGgagaaaaactgatttttcagttgGTCGCATCCTACATAGGGCGGGGTGACAGCCTCCACCTTGGGAGGTACTGTTACAGGAGGGCAGAGCTAGTGAACCCAGTCAGGCCTAGGCGATCACCCTTCAGCGAGGTTTTTCCTCCCGTTTACCGCATCTCCTCAACTCTACAACCCACAGGAGAGCAGGCGCTTCCATTCAAACAAGGGGCACTGAGAGGCCACAAGCGTGTCTCCAAAGAGCATTGTTACGCTATCCAAACGGGGTGTCCGGGGATGTTCGCAACATGCGCGCGTCAGGAGACCGGAAAAACACTCGTCTAGAAGGGCAGTCTCCTCCCACGCAAGGAGTCAGTTTTCCCCTGCGTGCCTCTCCCTCCACAAACACCTGCTGTGGAAATGCCCAATATTTGCGCATGGTGGATCGGGTTtgccagaagaaaggaaataccaGACACGATCAAAAAAGGCTCCTTGTACTACGGGAAACCCTTTCATCAGTGAAAAGGCGTAAactctcccctctctctgccGCGTGCCTTCAGGCTCCACATCAGACCAACCTTTCACTAGCATCGCCACGTTCCTCGCCGTCCATCCCCATTGCAGTGCCGGTCCTCGTCGTGCGAGAGGCCAGGCACTCCGCAGGGCCGGAAGACAGCCTGGCGCCCCACCGGCAGCGCGCCCAGCGGCAAGGGTTCCACTTGTACAACGGCTGGCGCGTGCGGGCAGCCCCTTTCCCACCCAAGAGCACGGATGCAGAAGGACGGCTGCGGCACAGGGTGGCAGCACCGACAGCACCAACCATACATTCTTGCAAGGGCCTGGGCTTCTCCAAGAACTTGCCCAGAGGTTAAAACTTCCTCCTTCTTAGAGACGCCTTCCTTCAtcagcagagcacagaaagcACTCAGCACTGTCCGAACCAGAGACTGTTCCAGCAGCAGAGCCGGGTGGAGAATGGCAGCTTGTTCTCCTGACAGCTCACGGCCCAGGAACACCATCGCCCCACCCCGCCCCTCAGTCAGGTTACGGCCTCTGCACCAAGCAGAAGCAATAAGAGCGTTTAGACGGCCAACGACCACGTCATCCTCTCTTGCCAGAAGAGCTGAGCGAGGCTACATCCCATGCTTCTCGGCAATGTAGCTAACCGAGTAGTTTCTTGATCTTTAGCTCTGAGGGTGGCCGCTTGAGAGGGCCCCCGCCCCTTTCCAGGATGCGCCCAGCGATGGCAGACAGCTACGCAGGCAGAGTTGCTTCCGCAGCTCCTGGGACCCCCGTGGGGATTAGCATGCCACCTGGATTTTCTGGGAGAGCACAGTGGGGTACGACAGTCGGAGAAGGCTAAGCCAAGGCAGACGAGCAGCCTAAGCCCCGAGTTCGCCACCTCCGCTCCCCAAATGGCATAAAGCACTGGTGGGGTGTCTTCCCTCAGCCAAGGTTGGAAGGAACTGGACTGCAGGTCACAGACACCGTGGAGTGGGAAGACAAGAGACTAGAAAAGGATCTCTGCGCAATATTTCCGACGGGCTTCTCCCTGCTTCAGTTCTCACCTGCTGTTGCGCTGTCGCTAGCTTTGGGTTTGGATTTAGACTTGAAGGAGAAGCGCTTGATGAGGCGGCGGGAGAAGCTGCCGGCTTTCTTCCTGGCGGCAGAGTTGGCGGTGACGTTGGACAAGTCATCGTGTGACTGGCTCAGGCCCGCTTCCTTCTGCTTGCTCCTTCTCCGGAAGATGAGCTTGGTACCACTCCGAAGAAAGCtaactgcagaaacagaaaggaaggagacagaAACCACGATAGCATCCTGCCCTGGCGAGTCTCGGGGGCAATAACGCACCCGGCAGCTCTCAGGTGAGCGGCAAAGACCTCTTCCACCCCGGGCGGCAGACGCGCGCTGCAGGTCTGCGATTCCCAGCTCCCAGCCGCAAGGCAAAGTCTACATTTGGGACAGACTGCGCTACCAACAGGCTGCTTCACTAAGCACGCCGTCAGTGTCCTTCCTTTTACGGCACGATGGCCTCCCTTCAGTGGACACGTACAGAATTGTAATAGAAGGCTAAGGCTTCTGTGAATGGAAAACGAGTGGGGATGTCTGGGTGCAAAAACGCCGGAAGGCAGACACGTAACAGAGAAAAGGCCTCTCGGCCGAGCCTGTCTCAAGGGCGCCCGGATTAGCCCGTCATTGAGCCCCCAGAACAACCGCCTGAGGTTTCACGAGATGCCCAAATCTGGAGGCAAATAACGGCAACGGCTCCAAATGACTCACGCGGGCAGGACAGGAGGGAGACACCGATCGCTGTCAGCTCCAGACTGGTGCAAAAAGGCATATCCAAAACCTGCACGCCATACAAAGCTACAACAGCATTTCCTACGGGGAGGGCTTGCTTTCGGTTTTCTTCGtcctcttccctgccttccAGGTCTCCCAAGAACCTGGGCCACACACCTTTCTACCTGCTGCCGTGCAAAGAACAAGGAGCCACCAGAGTTCAAACTGCACCTGGTTGTACCAGGGTGTGACCCCCAAAACCTGTCCCACTCCCATATTCCAGGCAATCGAGATTTTGACTTGCGCTGGTTTATGTACCTTTGTAGCTAACCGAAACAGCCGTCGGCTACAAGCAGACAAACCTAAGGTGCACCTTCCACCTAATCGACGGAAACCCAGAAAGTCCAAAACAGCAGCTTGGTCGGGGCAGGCCCACTCCATCGTTTAAAAGTGGAGAGTTTGCGTGGATGTTCTAGGCCCTGTCGTACCCTAGAGGCACTAGCTACTTTTAGGCTAatggagaaagagggaaagcatCGAGGCCCCTACAATCCACGTCATCGGGCAGCCTCCATTTCTGTGCCAGTGGTGGCCAAATTCAGAGGAGGAATCATTGTTTACAGATACATGCCTGACCTGCGGACCCAGCGGCCAGGGAGCAAAAACGGGTTCTCGGAAACACGCAAGCTGCGTAGGGCTCCCGTCTATGAGAGCACAGAAACCAAAAAGGCCACAGGAACTGGACACCTGCAAATAGAGGACTTTGGAACCGCTCCAGCGGGAAGCGTGGGAGAGAGGCGGGCTCTTGCAGGCTCCAGCAGAAGCCGCTCATTGCCACGCCGAAAGCCGGCTGAGGCCCCCACGCTCGGGCGGGGAACTCGGACTTCACTTTGTCCTCAAGTACAACAGGCTAGCATTAGTTACCGACTAGTGGTTCATCCTTACCTTTGTGATCTTTCAAGCTCCTGGTCTCAAGGGCTCCCGTGGAGCCAGTTTCAGACTCGACATCTTCCACCGAGGGTCTCTCAGAGATGTCTGATCGCGTCGTCTCATCCAGCTCCTGACTGGCCCTTTGTCCCGACGGCGACGCCTCCAGCAGCTGTGACGATTCAGCAGAGTCGTGCATCCGGTCAGCTGCGCCCTCGGACGCAGAATCCCCGTACGCCGCGGCCTCCAGGGATGCGGCATAACCCAGAGAAAGTGCCATTTCATCCTGAGCGATAGGTACCTGGCAGGGGGTTAGAAGGTCAGGCAGACAGGGTCTCAAGGATCGCATTCATCTCCCTTCTTCCATCCACACCTACGCATGGACACTCCAGTTCTGATCATCAGTGCTAGACAGCACCGATGCCCAACCATCACTCTTTGGCTGAAACATGCTGGAACACGGCCGATGCGAAAGCATTCCGCTGCACCTCCCTCACTCCCGTAGGCAAGTCCAAGGAGAACTCCTGAGATTCTCCACAAGGTAAGGTTCCCAAACGGCTATGGCAGCAGCCTCCCTTTCTGTGGCTGCCCGTTGTGAAATCCCACCGGCAGCCACCCCACAGACTGGCGAGGTACTTTGACACTCACTGGGAAGCAGCGACAAGCTGCAAGGAAGCAGAGAAACGGATTCTGCCAAGCAAGTCGTCTGCGCTGGAACCTTCACACACTGGTCCGTATGGGACAGGGTGGTTTCACACATGCACCCCTAAAACAACCTCCCACATTGGAAATGGAGCCCTGTAACTACCAGAGACCTTGGAAACTCCCGAGATGATCAGCGTGCTGcgttttgttggggttttcttggCAGGCTTGTTATTCGTCTCAGTTAGCTGCCTGATCGCTGTCTCGGCGACCGGATCCAAGCCGTTGGGCATGTGGCTATCCCCTGCGCACAAGGAAGATACCAGCGCTTGAAgtactgaccttcagcacgGGCAAGAGGTCGCTTGCTCACCGCGATGCTTGTAATAGGCAACTACGTGCACACGAAGGCAGAGAACAGAATTTACTACAGACTTGCCTGAATAAACTAAAGGAAGGAAGCTCCATACAGCTCTCAGCTCTTTCAGGCACCTAAAAAGCTTGATTTCTCACCAGGTGTAACGTTAAAATCCCCTTCCCACTCAACAAAGACTTCCAAAGACACCCAAGAGGTTCAGGCAGCCTTGGCCGCAAGCCATCAAAACGGCCACAGAACTCAGTCACAGAGACAATCGGAGCCCCAAGTACAGGGTGAGCAAAGCTCTTTGGGTCCAGACAGCCTGGAACATTCTTGTCCAGCAAGGAGACACACAGAGTCACAGAGGGGATAGCCAAAACGGAATTTCTTTTACCTGCctccacccaccaccacccctccgCCCCCACCTTCACTTGGGCACTTGGACATTCTCTCTGCAGCAAATGCGGATGAGTTCAGTGCCCCACATCCAGACTACCTCTCGCCCAGAAAGGCTAAGGAACGCAGTCGCTCCAGTGAGAGCCTCAGATTTCCAAGCACTTACGGCTACTGCTGGGCAAGGGGCCACGAGGGCAGCCGCTCTCCAAAAGCACCGTTGTCTTCTTCTCAGTCACTTCCACCTTGGACGGCGACCTCGATGGCGAATCTTCACGgtgaaagacagacagagacacCAGTTAGTGGAAATGAAGCTTAGGCAACTTCCCAACTGCATCGTGGCCCCCTGCGCGCACCTCCAAAAAGCCTCAAGTGTGCGCAGAGAGCCTGCAGAGGCCGGCTCCATGAGGCTTTGCGGCAACAAAGTAGTAAGAAGCCTATGCGAAAAAGACACCTGAAGCAGCCCCGTCACGAGACCCCGTTCGTGCCGTTTCCCAGCCCAACCTTGTGGAATATCCAGCACCCCGTTCATCAGGATGTCAGACTGCAAGCAGCAACAGCCGCTAGTAAGCAAGGTCAACATGCTTTCAGCTCCACATTCAGTACATACAGCACAACTTCTTTAGCAGCGAAGAGATTAGAGGGAGGGCGGCAAAACGCTTAGCCCAACATCACGCAGAGGTTATACGGCTCCAGACACATTAAGAGTCGGGACCTCCCGCCACCAAAGGGTGTCAGGGAGGCTCGCCCCTCTCTCACTTCCCCCCAAGCACGGGTCTGCATCAATTCCTTCCCCCAAGGCAACACACAAGTCTCCAGCCAGCCAGAAGACACTAAGGGAGCGGCGATGATGCCCACGTTCTGACCCAAAAGCCACAAGTGCTGCTCAAGGTGCCCGCCTGTAATAACTGCAACATACAACGGCTACGTGGTTTTGCTACTGCCCACGTGAGCGGCCTCGGGAATATCGCGGCTGAGTCTGCGCCCCCATAGCAGCCACCCGTACAAGACTCCTGTTGCGGGACAGCCTCACCGAGTTTGCAGTCTGCCTTGGGCCGGGACTGAATCGTGGTGACAGTAGTCACAATGGTGCCGTCAGGCATGATGGTCCGGTCCATCTCCACCTTCTTCGTAGGAGTGATGCTGGTTCGCAGAGACGTGGCATGCTGAGCATTCAAAGATGCAGGAGACTCCTGGAATAGCAGCTACAAAGGGTAAAGCACAGCTCAGAGAAGCTCTCCTCCTTCCAGATGGAAAGGCAGGCACAGGGGCGACAAAAGCTACTGCTCTAGGAACCGAGGACCCATCCCCGCTACAACGTTGGTCAAATGGAGGAAGGCTCAGGGCCCGAAGGCCAGGCGACACCCCTCCTCAGCCTAAGGGTCTGCCAGGCCCCTGTGATGAGCCCAGGCCTAACCACGCTTGTCTCCAGCTAGAGGCTCACATCGTGAACGCTTCTGGAGCACACATTTGTGTTGAGCTTACAGAGTCACGAGCTCACCTCCAATACAATGGTAGCTTCGGCCGCCAGTGACCGCCCAGCTCCTGGGGCCAGGGAGCACACCTGTCTCCCAGACGGCTGTTTGCCCAAAGAATCAAGCAAAAGAGTGGCATGTGCCAGCAGCACATCTGcgagaagaaacaggaaaacaaaacacaacaccaCCTCAGACATCTCCCAGGCTACCCCTGCCTTTGGGAAGCAGCTCCCCACAACTCCGGCAGCTGCCAGGTTCGAGGGCGGGAGGTGGCAGGCAGGGCTCCTCCGCTCCTCTTTACCAATCCAGAAATCGACTCCCCTAAAGAGGTGGCCATTGCACAACCTCCATCAAAAATAGGGGCCACAGTTAGTCCCTGACCGAGTTCAAAGGAACAGAGGTGAGATTTCTGCGACGTTCTTCCAATGCACGGGGGCAAATCCCCGCATCCCTCTCCCCACTTCAGAGCAGAGACGGGCAGGCCACGGAAACCTCCCAGGCACCAAAAAGGTCAGAGACAGTGCGTCTCGCTAAGACTAGACTCCAGAGTTACTTCACACAGTCAGAGGCTCACATCAAGCCAGATACGAAAAATCCTTTGCAGAGTTCATCGCACATCGTACCGACGCTGAACTACCACAGGCTCAAAGCTCAGTAAGTCCCTTAGGCATTTTTATCTCCCCACCTTACAACCCATCTTATGGCTCCCCATACTTACTTCCCTCTCTGTCACTGTTAcccagcacctgcagcttcAGCTCTTTACTTCTAGGTCCCAGCTCCctgttgaaacagaaaaagacgGGCTGGTATGAGGCAATCTTTGCAAAACGGCCACAGAGCAAAGAACTCCATTCCCTATCTTCCCTCCCTCAAATCTCACACGCCTCGTCGCCTTTTCCAAAGCTCCAGTACGCGTGCGCTGCTTTGGAGGACACAACAAGGGGCAGCATGCTACACAGAAGAGAACTCCGGTTCACAtcccctgcagggctgcgtaGCCTGCCAGGGGAAGTCTGAAAGGCCGAGATTTACGCTCCAGGCCTTCTGCACCTGCTGCTCCCACACACCACCCACGGTCAGCACTTCTGCCCATCCAGTTAAAACAcagagagcccaggggagcgggAAATACATATGCAAGCTGGGGCCAATCACCAGCATTAGTAGCCTGGCACATGGgcagcacaaacacacaccGCCCCTGGCACAGACTTCACCTCTGGGCCGTCCGCGCCGGTTATTGCAGCACAGCAGTGACACCCTGAGACCGTGCCGGTCTGCCTTCGCCATGCCAGCAGGAAGAAGGGCAGACACTTACAGAAAGAGCTC
This sequence is a window from Phalacrocorax aristotelis chromosome 22, bGulAri2.1, whole genome shotgun sequence. Protein-coding genes within it:
- the C2CD2L gene encoding phospholipid transfer protein C2CD2L isoform X1; protein product: MAEVSLEGHASAAAAAVAPCLEQAYSESDFAASSVQITFEEGLQLPPAAHISHVMCKAQSDHSMVLSCCLSAEAVKFPVSVTQQSPAAVSVDTYHVTLAVLQAQVEIRLEEIQNEGLLVSWTFKDRPDLNLSVLPRLQLSENEGRADPSTIKDLIEDTIVSTQPAMMVNLKACAAGAGVVPSSKLTRESPPGVAAAPPGSKLLLRNLRVLNLGCQGKGGAGEIRCVAELDSPPQQKRTRPVVAGSASSAAEMEWNEELFLELGPRSKELKLQVLGNSDREGNVLLAHATLLLDSLGKQPSGRQVCSLAPGAGRSLAAEATIVLELLFQESPASLNAQHATSLRTSITPTKKVEMDRTIMPDGTIVTTVTTIQSRPKADCKLDSPSRSPSKVEVTEKKTTVLLESGCPRGPLPSSSRDSHMPNGLDPVAETAIRQLTETNNKPAKKTPTKRSTLIISGVSKVPIAQDEMALSLGYAASLEAAAYGDSASEGAADRMHDSAESSQLLEASPSGQRASQELDETTRSDISERPSVEDVESETGSTGALETRSLKDHKVSFLRSGTKLIFRRRSKQKEAGLSQSHDDLSNVTANSAARKKAGSFSRRLIKRFSFKSKSKPKASDSATAGQLLFPRWCPQYSYLFEGSLV
- the C2CD2L gene encoding phospholipid transfer protein C2CD2L isoform X3 → MGPDPGWAALVLLFAASLLTVAAWLLQYWRAGALRAARRRGPAAEEAGAGARALLGALLALRSLREQWLRAWVRALNSQARRHGSSVQITFEEGLQLPPAAHISHVMCKAQSDHSMVLSCCLSAEAVKFPVSVTQQSPAAVSVDTYHVTLAVLQAQVEIRLEEIQNEGLLVSWTFKDRPDLNLSVLPRLQLSENEGRADPSTIKDLIEDTIVSTQPAMMVNLKACAAGAGVVPSSKLTRESPPGVAAAPPGSKLLLRNLRVLNLGCQGKGGAGEIRCVAELDSPPQQKRTRPVVAGSASSAAEMEWNEELFLELGPRSKELKLQVLGNSDREGNVLLAHATLLLDSLGKQPSGRQVCSLAPGAGRSLAAEATIVLELLFQESPASLNAQHATSLRTSITPTKKVEMDRTIMPDGTIVTTVTTIQSRPKADCKLDSPSRSPSKVEVTEKKTTVLLESGCPRGPLPSSSRDSHMPNGLDPVAETAIRQLTETNNKPAKKTPTKRSTLIISGVSKVPIAQDEMALSLGYAASLEAAAYGDSASEGAADRMHDSAESSQLLEASPSGQRASQELDETTRSDISERPSVEDVESETGSTGALETRSLKDHKVSFLRSGTKLIFRRRSKQKEAGLSQSHDDLSNVTANSAARKKAGSFSRRLIKRFSFKSKSKPKASDSATAGQLLFPRWCPQYSYLFEGSLV
- the C2CD2L gene encoding phospholipid transfer protein C2CD2L isoform X2 — translated: MCKAQSDHSMVLSCCLSAEAVKFPVSVTQQSPAAVSVDTYHVTLAVLQAQVEIRLEEIQNEGLLVSWTFKDRPDLNLSVLPRLQLSENEGRADPSTIKDLIEDTIVSTQPAMMVNLKACAAGAGVVPSSKLTRESPPGVAAAPPGSKLLLRNLRVLNLGCQGKGGAGEIRCVAELDSPPQQKRTRPVVAGSASSAAEMEWNEELFLELGPRSKELKLQVLGNSDREGNVLLAHATLLLDSLGKQPSGRQVCSLAPGAGRSLAAEATIVLELLFQESPASLNAQHATSLRTSITPTKKVEMDRTIMPDGTIVTTVTTIQSRPKADCKLDSPSRSPSKVEVTEKKTTVLLESGCPRGPLPSSSRDSHMPNGLDPVAETAIRQLTETNNKPAKKTPTKRSTLIISGVSKVPIAQDEMALSLGYAASLEAAAYGDSASEGAADRMHDSAESSQLLEASPSGQRASQELDETTRSDISERPSVEDVESETGSTGALETRSLKDHKVSFLRSGTKLIFRRRSKQKEAGLSQSHDDLSNVTANSAARKKAGSFSRRLIKRFSFKSKSKPKASDSATAGQLLFPRWCPQYSYLFEGSLV